The DNA window TTGCTTCTTGCTTTGTCTGTGCGGTAGAGGTGGAGGGGCGGCGGACGCTGGTGCCATCGTGTTCCACCGAAGTGGCGGAGGGCATGGTGGTCAATACTGAGAACGAGCGGGTGAAAAATGCGCGGAAGACGTGTCTGGATCTGCTGCTCTCTGACCACGTGGGGGATTGTCTCGGCCCATGCATGACGTCGTGTCCGGCGGGGATCGATATCCCGGGTTTTGTGAACCACATCGCGGAAGGGCGGGACCGCGAGGCGCTGGAGCTGATTGTAAACAACATGCCGCTGGCCGGCTGTCTGGGCCGTGTTTGCACGCGGCCGTGCGAAGAGGGTTGCCGGCGTCAACTTGTCGAACAGCCGGTGGCGATCTGTCAGCTGAAGCGTTTTCCGGCGGATCAGGCTGTTTTAGGTGGGTGGAACATGACGCCGGAAAAATGTTCGGATATCGGGAAAACAGCGGCAATTGTCGGTGCGGGGCCGGCAGGGCTTTCGGCGGCGTATTTTCTGCAGCAATTCGGCGTCGACTGTACGGTGTTTGATGCGCATGAAGCTCCGGGGGGTATGATTCGCTACGGGATTCCCTCGTACCGGCTGCCGCGCGAAGTGATCGATGGTGAGGTGGCGGTGATTGAGGAACTGGGGGCGGAGTTCCGCTACAGCACGAGGCTGGGGACCGATATCACATTTGAAGAATTACAGGAACAGTTCGATGCGGTTTTTCTCGGGCTCGGTGCGCAGCAGGCTTCGGGGATGCGGACGCCCGGCGAGGAACTCGCGCGCGTTCGAAGTGGCATTGAGTTTCTCGGTGCGGTTTCGCGCAATGAGTCGTTGCCGGTCGGGCGCCGGGTTGTGGTGGTCGGCGGAGGTAATACCGCCATTGATGCGGCCCGCACAGCGCTGCGGCTGGGTGCGGAGTCGGTGAGTATTCTGTATCGACGTGCACGGGAGCAGATGCCGGCGTGGGACGAGGAGATTGATGATGCTCTGGAGGAGGGAATTATGCTGGAAACACTGGCGGCTCCGGTGAGGATTGAGCAGAGCGGCGATGAATTGCTTCTGACCTGTATTAAAATGGAGCTGGGCGAGCCCGATGTATCAGGGCGCCGCCGGCCGGTTCCGGTGGAGGGGTCGGAATACACGGTTGCGGCGGATGATGTCATTGCGGCAATTGGCCAGCATGTGGATGCATCGATGGTCTCCGGAATTGAGCAGACGCCGTGGGGTTCCTTGAAAGCGGATGAGCAGACGGGGCAGACACAGATTGAAAAGGTGTTTGCGGGAGGCGATTGTGTGACGGG is part of the Pontiella agarivorans genome and encodes:
- a CDS encoding FAD-dependent oxidoreductase codes for the protein MAELNFILNGKLAAAKAGDTILNAAKAAGLFIPTFCHRDDLKPFASCFVCAVEVEGRRTLVPSCSTEVAEGMVVNTENERVKNARKTCLDLLLSDHVGDCLGPCMTSCPAGIDIPGFVNHIAEGRDREALELIVNNMPLAGCLGRVCTRPCEEGCRRQLVEQPVAICQLKRFPADQAVLGGWNMTPEKCSDIGKTAAIVGAGPAGLSAAYFLQQFGVDCTVFDAHEAPGGMIRYGIPSYRLPREVIDGEVAVIEELGAEFRYSTRLGTDITFEELQEQFDAVFLGLGAQQASGMRTPGEELARVRSGIEFLGAVSRNESLPVGRRVVVVGGGNTAIDAARTALRLGAESVSILYRRAREQMPAWDEEIDDALEEGIMLETLAAPVRIEQSGDELLLTCIKMELGEPDVSGRRRPVPVEGSEYTVAADDVIAAIGQHVDASMVSGIEQTPWGSLKADEQTGQTQIEKVFAGGDCVTGADIAVNAVAAGRRAAFAMNQYLRGENIVGDPKGYNHSMGKLAEIPAEVVAPFDTADRAVMPRLEPKRRAQTFREVEIGFTEEQARAEAARCMACGCRDAHECALRDFATRFDASPQRFAGDKRSYRRDDSHEVLVYEEHKCIQCGTCVRACDELLNDPCVGFSGRGFDARVKPALDRKLCLINSEELPKLAEYCPVGALTLKSDAVATLKPGAFLDVKEDE